One Georgenia wutianyii DNA segment encodes these proteins:
- a CDS encoding ATP-binding cassette domain-containing protein produces MTTTSAGTEQHDRIRVQGARENNLKDVDVDIPKRRLTVFTGVSGSGKSSLVFDTVAAESRRLINETYSTFLQAFMPTLARPDVDVLEGLTTAIIVDQERLGANPRSTVGTVTDANAFLRMLFSRLGEPHAGSPNAYSFNVPSVSSQGAISVGGKKAVRATFNQLGGMCPRCEGRGSVTDIDLAQLYDETKSLAEGGITVPGYVADGWYVKLFMESGFLDADKPIKDYTERELHDFLYKEPVKVPVGGANMTYEGLVPKIKKSMLAKDRDAMQSHIRAFVDRAVVYRTCPDCDGTRLAPHARESMIRGVSIADACAMQISDLAEWVAELDEPSLAPLLANLRHLLDSFVGIGLGYLSLDRPSGTLSGGEAQRTKMIRHLGSSLTDVTYVFDEPTVGLHPHDIERMNALLRRLRDKGNTVLVVEHKPETIAIADHVVDLGPGAGSAGGRVVYEGTLDGLRESGTLTGRHLGDRVALKESVREPTGALEIRDARQNNLTGVDVDIPTGVLTVVTGVAGSGKSSLIHGNLAGREGVVVVDQGQIKGSRRSNPATYTGLLEPIRKAFAKANGVKPALFSANSEGACPVCNGAGVIFTDLGFMETVSTTCEECEGRRFQAAVLEYTLGGRNIAEVLEMSVAEAEAFLGAGEARTPAAHKVLQRLSDVGLGYLTLGQPLTTLSGGERQRLKLAVHMGEPGGVYVLDEPTTGLHLADVQQLLALLDRLVDSGKTVIVIEHHQAVMAHADWLVDLGPGAGHDGGRVVFEGTPADLVADLSTLTGTHLAAYVAR; encoded by the coding sequence ATGACGACGACGTCAGCCGGTACCGAGCAGCACGACCGCATCCGCGTCCAGGGCGCGCGGGAGAACAACCTCAAGGACGTGGACGTCGACATCCCCAAGCGCCGGCTCACGGTCTTCACCGGCGTGTCCGGATCGGGGAAGAGCTCCCTCGTGTTCGACACCGTCGCCGCGGAGTCGCGGCGGCTCATCAACGAGACCTACAGCACCTTCCTCCAGGCGTTCATGCCGACGCTCGCGCGCCCGGACGTCGACGTCCTCGAAGGGCTGACGACGGCGATCATCGTCGACCAGGAACGGCTCGGGGCCAACCCCCGCTCCACCGTCGGCACGGTGACCGATGCCAACGCCTTCCTGCGGATGCTCTTCAGCCGGCTCGGGGAGCCGCACGCCGGCTCACCGAACGCCTACTCCTTCAACGTCCCGTCGGTGAGCTCGCAGGGCGCGATCTCGGTCGGCGGGAAGAAGGCGGTCAGGGCCACCTTCAACCAGCTCGGCGGCATGTGCCCGCGGTGCGAGGGGCGCGGGTCGGTCACCGACATCGACCTCGCCCAGCTCTACGACGAGACCAAGTCCCTCGCCGAGGGTGGGATCACCGTCCCCGGCTACGTGGCCGACGGCTGGTACGTCAAGCTCTTCATGGAGTCCGGGTTCCTCGACGCCGACAAGCCGATCAAGGACTACACCGAGCGGGAGCTGCACGACTTCCTGTACAAGGAGCCGGTCAAGGTCCCCGTCGGCGGGGCGAACATGACCTACGAGGGCCTGGTCCCCAAGATCAAGAAGTCGATGCTCGCCAAGGACCGCGACGCGATGCAGTCGCACATCCGGGCCTTCGTCGACCGCGCCGTCGTCTACCGCACCTGCCCCGACTGCGACGGCACCCGCCTCGCTCCCCACGCGCGGGAGTCGATGATCCGGGGGGTGAGCATCGCCGACGCGTGCGCGATGCAGATCAGCGACCTCGCCGAGTGGGTCGCGGAGCTCGACGAGCCGTCCCTCGCCCCGTTGCTGGCCAACCTGCGCCACCTGCTCGACTCCTTCGTCGGCATCGGCCTGGGCTACCTGTCCCTCGACCGGCCGTCCGGGACGCTGTCCGGCGGCGAGGCGCAGCGCACGAAGATGATCCGCCACCTCGGCTCGTCCCTCACCGACGTCACCTACGTCTTCGACGAGCCGACCGTCGGCCTGCACCCGCACGACATCGAGCGCATGAACGCCCTGCTGCGCCGGTTGCGCGACAAGGGCAACACCGTGCTCGTCGTCGAGCACAAGCCCGAGACGATCGCCATCGCCGACCACGTCGTCGACCTCGGCCCGGGTGCGGGCAGCGCGGGCGGGCGGGTCGTCTACGAGGGCACCCTGGACGGGCTGCGGGAGAGCGGCACGCTCACCGGCAGGCACCTCGGGGACCGGGTGGCGCTCAAGGAGTCGGTGCGCGAGCCCACCGGCGCCCTGGAGATCCGCGACGCCCGCCAGAACAACCTCACCGGGGTGGACGTCGACATCCCCACCGGCGTGCTCACCGTCGTCACCGGCGTCGCCGGGTCGGGCAAGAGCAGCCTCATCCACGGCAACCTCGCCGGCCGCGAGGGCGTCGTCGTCGTCGACCAGGGCCAGATCAAGGGCTCGCGTCGCTCCAACCCGGCGACCTACACCGGCCTCCTCGAGCCCATCCGCAAGGCGTTCGCCAAGGCCAACGGCGTCAAGCCGGCGCTGTTCAGCGCCAACTCCGAGGGCGCGTGCCCGGTGTGCAACGGCGCCGGGGTGATCTTCACCGACCTCGGCTTCATGGAGACGGTGAGCACGACCTGCGAGGAGTGCGAGGGCAGGCGGTTCCAGGCCGCGGTGCTCGAGTACACGCTCGGCGGACGCAACATCGCCGAGGTGCTGGAGATGTCGGTCGCCGAGGCCGAGGCCTTCCTCGGCGCGGGGGAGGCGCGCACCCCCGCCGCCCACAAGGTCCTGCAGCGGCTCAGCGACGTCGGGCTGGGCTACCTCACGCTCGGGCAGCCGTTGACGACGCTGTCCGGCGGCGAGCGCCAGCGCCTCAAGCTCGCCGTCCACATGGGCGAGCCCGGCGGGGTGTACGTGCTGGACGAGCCGACCACCGGGCTGCACCTCGCCGACGTCCAGCAGCTCCTCGCGCTGCTCGACCGGCTCGTCGACTCCGGCAAGACCGTCATCGTCATCGAGCACCACCAGGCCGTCATGGCCCACGCGGACTGGCTCGTCGATCTCGGGCCGGGCGCCGGGCACGACGGCGGTCGGGTGGTCTTCGAGGGCACCCCGGCCGACCTCGTCGCCGACCTCTCGACCCTCACCGGCACCCACCTCGCGGCCTACGTCGCGCGCTGA
- a CDS encoding VOC family protein, giving the protein MDITIHASFLPHTDPEASLGFYRDALGFEVRQDVGQGAMRWITVGPPSQPGTAIVLYPPTADPGVTAEEQQTIAEMMAKGTFASIMLASSDVDAAFERVQAAGVEVMQEPTDQDWGMRDCAFRDPAGNTVRLQQLP; this is encoded by the coding sequence ATGGACATCACGATTCACGCCAGCTTCCTCCCGCACACCGACCCGGAGGCCTCCCTCGGCTTCTACCGGGACGCGCTCGGCTTCGAGGTCCGCCAGGACGTCGGGCAGGGCGCCATGCGCTGGATCACGGTCGGTCCGCCGAGCCAGCCGGGCACCGCCATCGTCCTCTACCCGCCGACGGCCGATCCCGGCGTCACCGCGGAGGAGCAGCAGACGATCGCTGAGATGATGGCCAAGGGCACCTTCGCGAGCATCATGCTGGCCAGTTCCGACGTCGACGCCGCCTTCGAGCGGGTCCAGGCGGCCGGCGTCGAGGTCATGCAGGAGCCCACCGACCAGGACTGGGGCATGCGCGACTGCGCATTCCGGGACCCGGCGGGCAACACCGTGCGGCTGCAGCAGCTCCCCTGA